From Chromatiales bacterium, one genomic window encodes:
- a CDS encoding CPXCG motif-containing cysteine-rich protein, which yields MLEDVTVTCPYCWESIALELDLSQGDQTCIEDCPVCCAPILVRYTVDDEGQLDTLAVARENG from the coding sequence ATGCTCGAAGACGTCACCGTCACCTGCCCCTATTGCTGGGAAAGCATCGCGCTCGAACTCGACCTCTCGCAGGGCGACCAGACCTGCATCGAAGACTGCCCGGTGTGCTGCGCGCCGATCCTGGTGCGCTATACGGTCGACGACGAGGGCCAGCTCGACACCCTCGCCGTCGCCCGCGAGAACGGCTAG